The region AACCTGCTGGAGCAGCGCCAGGTCGGGGAGCGCATCACGCTCACACTGTGGAATGAGGGCAAGACGCGCAAACAGGCGCTGCAGCTGGGCGAATCGGACTGAAGCCGCCAAGCCGGCTCACTGTGCCCCGCTGCACAGCCAGAGTCGGCATTTTTGGCGCGGCTGTGATACCGTCAAAGCGCCGAGACTGAAGCGATAGGTAAGCGGCCCATGAGTCTTGATTCGAATGGGGACGCAGTCCTCGACAATCCAGCAGTTCGCCCACCCGCCTTTGCCGCCAAGCACTGGGCATGGGCCCACTGGGTCACCCTGCTGACCGCATTGACCGGCCTGTCCCTGTGCCTCGCCCTGGGGCTGGCTCGGCAGCAGCAACGCTTGGCCAGCGAACAAAGCCAGGTGCACGAAGCCCTCAGCGCCGTGCGCACCCGGCTCGAAGCAGTGGCCCAAGCCACCTTCGGCCCTACGCTGGCCCTGGAGGCCATGATTCAGCTGGACCACGGCATCAGCGCCGAGCGCTTCGATGCCCTCAGCCAGCGGGTGGTCAACCTGCTGCCCCAGGTGCGCAGCATCGTTGTCGCCCCCGACGATGTGGTGCGTTATGTCTACCCGCTTGACGGCAATGGGGCGGTGCTGGGCCTGCGCTACGCCAGCATCCCCTTGCAATACGCCCAGGTGCAACAGGCGCGCCAGCAAGGCCACCCATTGTTGGTGGGGCCGGTCAAGCTGGTGCAAGGGGGCGAAGGCATCATCCAACGCACACCGGTCTTCTTTGCCAGCCCGAACGGTCAGCCGCCGGCCTATTGGGGTGTGGTGTCGGTGGTGGCCGACCTGCCGCGCTTTGTGCAGGCTGCGGGTCTGAGCGATAACTCACCATTGCGCCTGGCGCTGTTTCAGTGGCGGGCCGACAGCCAGAGCCTCAGCGAGTTGATCTGGGGCGATGCCAGCCTCGCCAAAGAAGCCTTGGCGGTGACGCAATTTGTGCATTTACCTGGCGCCACCTGGGCCATCGCCGCTTATCCCAGGCATAGCCGCGCAGCGGCCAGCACCTGGTTGGACACCGAGATGATCGCCGGTTTGCTGGCCAGCGCTGTACTGTCCCTGCTGGCCGCCCTGCTGGTGCAACGCCGCCGGCATCTGCAAACGCAAAACCTGGCGCTCAACCAATACATCCAGCAAATCCGCGATCAGCAATTGACGCTGCAAGCCACCGAGCAGCGCTTCCGTAGCCTGACCGAGATCTCCAGCGACTGGGTTTGGGAGCAAGACGCGGAGTTTCGCTTCGTCTACTACTCGCGTGAAAGCGACCCGGAGCTGCGCAAATACACCCCGACATTGATTGGCCAAAAGCGCTGGGAAGGCCCGCAGGCTGGGGTCGACATTGACTGGACCGAGCACATTGCATTGCTGAAGCGCCACGAGCCCTTCCGGGACTTCGGCTATGGCCGGCGATTGGCCTCCGGGGAGATGCGCTACATCAGCATCTCCGGCTCGCCCATTTTTGATGCGCAAGGGCGTTTTACCGGCTACCGCGGCACCGGCCGCGACATCACCGCAACCAAGAGCGCTGAGTTGGCTCTGCGCGCATCTGAAGCGGCGCTGAGCGCCGCCAAAGACCGTTTGCAGGCCGTGCTGGACTCGGCCCGCGAGGTGGCCATCATCGTCACCGATATGGAGGGGCAAATCGAGCTCTTCAATCACGGCGCCCAATTGATGCTGGGCTATGCCGAAGACGAGATGCTGAACCGATGCATCAACCTGCTACACGGCGAAGAGGAGTTGCTGGCGCGCGGCGTGCAAATCATCCAAGAGGGCGGGCGCACGCTGATGCGGGTGGATCCGGCCTCAGTGCAGGCCTTCGACACCCAGACCAGCTTCTGGATCTTCGTCCGCAAAGATGGCGCGGAGCTGGAAGTCTCGCTGACCGTCAATCTGATGCGCGAGCAAGACGGCAGCCTCAAAGGCTGGCTCTGCATTGCACGCGATGTCAGCGCCGAGCGTCAGGCGCAGCGTGCGTTGGTGACCTTGAATGCGGAACTGGAAATGCGCGTGGACAAGCGCACGGCGGAGTTGCAGCAAGCCCTGGTCACCCTGCGCCAGGCGCAGGCCGAACTGATGCGCTCAGAAAAAATGGCCGCCTTGGGCTCATTGGTGGCGGGCATTGCGCATGAACTCAACACACCGCTGGGCAATTGCCTGACCACCGCCTCCACCCTGGAGAGCTTGACTCAGCAGGTCCGGCGCGATTTTGATGCCGGCCAGATTCGTCGCTCGGTGCTGGACGCCTACCTCGCCGATGCACAAACCGCCTGCGCCATCCTGCTGCGCAGCATGAGCACGGCGACCGAATTGGTGGCGCACTTCAAGCAGGTGTCGGTCGATCAGGCCACCGCGCAGCGGCGCAGCTTCACGCTGCAATCGCTGGTCAGCGATGTCTTGAGCCTGCTCGGGGCGCAATTGCGCAAGTCGCCGCTGCAAATCGAACAGCAGATCCAGCTGACTGAAGCCTTGGACAGCTACCCCGGCCCGCTCGGCCAGGTGCTGACCAATCTGGTCATGAACGCCATGATTCACGCCTTCGATCCGCCGACGGCCGAGCGCAAGGAAGGCGATGCCGAGGGCACGCCGGCGCCTGAACAGCGCCTGCGCATCGAGGCAGAAATCGACCCGACGGACCCGGCCATGGTGATCCTCAGCGTGGTCGACAACGGCAAGGGCATGAGCGCCGACATCCGGCGCCGCGCCTTCGATCCCTTCTTCACCACCAAGATGGGCCAGGGCGGTACCGGCCTGGGCCTGAACATCGTCTACAACATCGTGACGGGCATCTTGGGCGGGCAGATCGAGCTGCAGAGCGAGCCAGGCGTGGGCAGCCGTTTTGTGATGCGCCTGCCCATCATGGCGCCGATGATGGCGCATTGATGAGGCATTGATGGCGTATTTGTGGCGCACTGAAGGGGCCGAGGCGCCCCTCCGATCAACAGCTCAGGCTAATTAGCCGATCGCACGGCGCGCATTGCGGAACATGCGCATCCAGGGGCTCAGCTCGCCCGCGTCACCCGAGGTCCAGCTCATCTGCACATTGCGGAACACGCGCTCCGGGTGCGGCATCAGCACGGTGAAGCGGCCGTCTGCCGTGGTCACCGAGGTCAGGCCATCCGGGCTGCCGTTGGGGTTGAGCGGATAGACCTCGGTGGGCCGGCCAGCGTTGTCCACATAGCGCATGGCTCGCGCCACCTTCGCCGCATTGCCGCGCTGCGAGAAGTCGGCAAAGCCCTCACCGTGGGCCACGGCGATGGGCAGCCGCGAACCCGCCATGCCTTGGAAGAACAGGCTGGGGCTTTCCAGCACTTCCACCATGGCCAGGCGGGCTTCGAACTGCTCGCTGCGGTTGCGGGTGAACTTGGGCCAGTCTTGGGCACCAGGAATGATGGGCGAGAGTGCCGCCATCATCTGGCAGCCATTGCAAACGCCCAGGGCAAAACTGTCTTGGCGGGCGAAGAAGGCCTTGAACTGCTCCGCCAACACCGGGTTGAACATCACCGAGCGCGCCCAGCCCTCACCGGCACCCAGGGTGTCGCCGTAGCTGAAGCCGCCGCAGGCCACAAAGCCCTTGAACTCGGCCAGGCTGACCGCGCCCGCCTGCAAGTCACTCATGTGCACGTCGTAGGTGTCGAAGCCGGCCTTGGCCATGGCGTAGCTCATCTCGACGTGGGAGTTCACGCCCTGCTCGCGCAGGATGGCCAGCTTGGGCTTGGCACCCACATTGATGAAGGGCGCGGCCACATCTTCGCTGGGGTCGAAGCTTAAGTGCACATGGCGACCGGGGTCGGCCGCCAAGCCTGCTTGTTCATGCTCGCTCTGGGCGCAAGCCGGGTTGTCGCGCAGGCTGGCAATGCGCCAAGACACCTCGTCCCAGCTCTTGTGCAGGGCTTCCAGCGGCGCCGCAAACACCTTCTTGGCATCGCGCCAGACTTCCATCTGGCCATTGGCATTGGGCTTGCCAACCACATGGCTGCACTTGGACAGGCCATGCGCGCGCAGGGTCTGCAGCGCGCTGTCGCGCTCGCTCACCCGCACTTGCAGAACCACGCCCAGCTCTTCGCTGAACAAGGCCTTGAGTGTCAGCTCTTCGCGGCGTGCGCCGACCTGGCTGGCCCAGTTCTTGGAATCACCCACATCGGCACGGCTGTCACTGACGCCATCACCTTCGGTGACCAGCATGTCCACATTCAGGCTCACGCCGGTGTGGCCAGCAAAAGCCATTTCGCAGGCCGTGGCCCACAGGCCGCCGTCGCCACGGTCGTGGTAAGCCAGCAGCTTGCCTTCGGCGCGCAGCGCATTCACGGCGGTGACCAGATTCTTCAGCAAAGCGGCATCGTCCAGATCCGGCACGGCGCCGCCAAACTGGTTCAGGGCCTGTGCCAGGATGGAGCCACCCATGCGCTGCTTGCCCTGGCCGAGGTCAACCAGAATCAGGCAGGTGTCGCCCTGATCGCGGCGCAATTCAGGCGTCAGCGTGGCGCGCACATCGGCCACCGAGGCAAAGGCGGTGACGATCAGCGAGACCGGCGCGGTGACTTGCTGCACCTGGCCGTCATCCTTGGTCCAGCGCGTGCGCATGGACAAGGAATCCTTACCGACAGGAATCGAAATGCCCAAGGCCGGGCACAACTCCATGCCTACGGCATGGACGGTGTCGAACAGCGCGGCGTCCTCGCCCGGCTCGCCGCAAGCAGCCATCCAGTTGGCGCTGAGCTTGACGCGCGGCAGCTCAATCGGTGCGGACAGCAAATTGGTGATGGCTTCAGCCACGGCCATGCGTCCGGAGGCTGGGCCGTCGATGGCGGCCAGCGGCGTGCGTTCGCCCAGGGCAAAGGCTTCACCGGCGAAGCCCTTGAAGTCAGCCAGAGTGACGGCGCAATCCGCCACCGGCACCTGCCAGGGGCCGACCATCTGGTCACGGCTATTGAGGCCGCCCACGCTGCGGTCACCGATGCTGATCAGGAAGCGCTTGGAGGCCACGGTAGGGTGGCGCAGCACGTCAAATGCGGCCTTCTCGAGGCTGGTGCCACTGAGGTCAAGCGTGCCGCCAGAACGGGCCAGGCGCGAGACCTCGCGGTGCATCTTGGGCGGCTTGCCCAGCAGCACGTCCATGGGCATATTGACGGCGAACTCGCTGTCCGTGCCCTTGGCCAGGCCGTCTTCCAGCACCAACTCGCGCTGCTCGGTGGTCACACCCACCACGGCGAAGGGGCAACGCTCACGCTCGCACATGCTGCGGAACAGCTCCAGGCTGTCGGGCGCAATCGCCAGCACATAGCGCTCCTGGCTTTCGTTGCACCAGATTTCCTTGGGCGCCATGCCGCTTTCTTCCAGCGGCACTTTGCGCAGGTCGAACAAGGCGCCGCGATGGGCGTCATTGACCAACTCGGGGAAGGCGTTGGAGATGCCGCCGGCGCCGACATCGTGGATGGCCAGGATGGGGTTCTTGCCGCCCAGGCCCCAGCAATGGTTGATCACCTCTTGCGCGCGCCGCTCAATTTCGGGGTTACCGCGCTGCACCGAGTCAAAGTCCAGGTCCGCCGTGTTGGTGCCCGCCGCCATCGAACTGGCCGCGCTGCCACCCATGCCGATGCGCATGCCGGGGCCACCCAGCTGAATCAGCAAGCTGCCGGCCGGGAATTCGATCTTTTCGCACTGGTCCGCACGGATCGCGCCCAGGCCGCCGGCGATCATGATGGGCTTGTGATAGCCGCGCTGCACGCCGTCCACGTTTTGTTCGTAGACGCGGAAATAGCCGTTCAGATTGGAACGACCGAACTCGTTGTTGAAGGCCGCGCCACCGAGCGGGCCTTCGATCATGATTTGCAAAGCGCTGGCGATATGCGCGGGCTTGCCAACCGGGTTTTGCTCCCAGGGCTCGCTCAGGCCCGGCAGGTGCAAATTGGAGACCGAGAAGCCGGTCAAGCCCGACTTGGGCTTGGAGCCACGGCCGGTGGCGCCTTCGTCACGGATCTCACCGCCCGCGCCGGTAGAGGCACCAGGGAATGGCGAGATGGCGGTCGGGTGGTTGTGCGTCTCGACCTTCATCAGCACATGGGCCAACTCTTCGCGCGCCTGGTATTGCGGGGCGCGTTGGTCGCCGGCGGGCATCCAGCGCTCGATCAAATGGCCTTCCATCACCGAAGCGTTGTCAGAGTAGGCCTTGACGGTGTGCTGGGGGCTCAGCTTTTCGGTATTGCGGATCATGCCGAACAGGCTCAGCGGCTGATCCACGCCATCCACAGTGAACTTGGCATTGAAGATCTTGTGGCGGCAATGCTCCGAATTGGCCTGCGCAAACATCATCAACTCGACATCGCTGGGGTTGCGATTCAGAGTCTTGAAGGCGGCTTCCAGGTAGTCGATTTCATCGACCGACAAGGCCAGACCGAAGGTCACGTTGGCGGCTTCCAGTGCCGCCCTGCCCTGGCCCAACACGTCCACATGTTCAAGCGGCTGCGCTGCCTTTTCGTCGAACAGGTGGGCGGCGTCTTCACGCGCCAGCAGCACGCTTTCGGTCATGCGGTCATGCAGCAGCGCGGCGCAGGCGATCAGCTCCGCCTGGCTCAGCGTCTTGACGCCACCCAAGAGGCCGGACTTCAAAACGATGCGGTACTCAGTGACGCGCTCGACGCGGTGGATTTGGCTCAGGCCGCAGTTGTGGGCGATGTCGGTCGCCTTCGAGGCCCAGGGGCTGACGGTGCCCAAACGCGGGGCCACCACCACCAGGCTGCCCTCAGCGCCGCCCACATAGGCATCGCCGTAGTTCAGCAGCGCGGCCAACTTGGTGGCATCGCTCTCGGCCAGAGCCGCATCGCTCCAGACCCAATGCACATGGCGGGCGTGAACCGCCTTCACGCCTTCGTGGATGGCCTGCAATTGCGGCAGCAAGGCTTGGGAGCGGAACGCTGACAGAGCGTTGCCGCCCTCGAAAGAAAGCAGATGCTTATGAGTGGCCATGGGGTCCCGGAGCTGGGTTGGCGCGCTGGGCTACAACGCTTTGATTGCAAAAATGAATACTGGCGGGGCCAAGGCGGCGGATTCAGCCATGCCTGGGCACCAAAACCCGGGATTTTACCGAGGACTGGCGGGCTTTCCGGCTCAAGGTCACAAACTTGCTGTCAGGCTGCTTCGCGCCCAGGCGCTGCACCGCTCAAGCCTGTGCGAATGCCGCTCAAGCGCGGTTTTCAAAATTTGTGACAAAGCGCACGCCGCGCCAGTTGCGTAAGGAGCATCTCGATACAAATCGCCTCCCCTGAGCTTGTGCGTATTCCGTACATTCAAGGCAGCGCCCCTCACACCCCCTCGTCGGCGGGCGCCCAGTGCCGCTGCCCGCAGCGGTGACTTTTCAGCAGTCCTTGAGGTCCTGGTCCATGAAAACTCCCCAATCCCTGGCTTGGCGCCGTCCCGCCGGCATCTTCGTCAGCTTGCTGACTGCAGCCGCCCTGGCCGCTTGCGGCGGCGGTGGCGGCTCTAGCAGCGCCGACGCTCCCGCGCCCACCCCTGCCCCAACAGCCCCACCCGCGCCCGCCGCCTCGGCCGCCAGCCTAGTGGAAGGCACGATCACCGGTTTTGGCAGCGTCATCATCGACGGCCAACGTTTCGATGACACCGGCGCCAAGGTCGCCATCGCCAACAACCCCGAAGCCAGCAGCCAAGCCACCCTGGGCGATTTGCGCACAGGCATGCGGGTGCAGGCCGAGTTGAAAGACGGCGTGCTGCAGAACCTGGCGGTGAATTTCGCCTTGGTGGGCACGCTCAGCGCCATCGACACCAGCGCCGGCAGCCTGAACGTGTTCGGCCAAACCATCAAGGTGGTCAGCGCCACCGCCACCGGCCCCTTGCCCACCGTGTTCGAAGGCTTCAATGCCTTGAGCCAATTGGCGGTAGGCGATCTGCTCAAGGTCTCGGGCACGGTCGCCAGCGACGGCAGCATCACAGCCACCCGGATCGAGCGCCGCCTCAAGGACGGCAGCGAGATCTACCGCCTCAGTGGCGCCGTGCAGGGCCTGGACAGCGCCAACAGGCGCTTCACCTTAGGCGGCAACAGCAGCGTCAGCGTGGACTACAGCAATGCCAAGCTGCTGCCCAGCGGCGCCGTGATTGAGAACGGCAAGCTCGTCAGCGTGGTCGCCAAGAGTGCGCCGGCCACAACTGGAGGCAGCACCGTGCTGACGGCCAGCGCCGTTGAAGTACGCAGCAAGAAATTGCCTGACAGCCCTGACCTGTCGATTGGCGGGCAGATCAGCGACTTCCAGTCACTGGCTTCGCTTCGCATCGGTGATGTGCAGGTGGATGCCAGCAGCGCCACGCTGAAAGAAGGGACCGTGGCCGCCGATGTGGTCAAC is a window of Paucibacter sp. KCTC 42545 DNA encoding:
- a CDS encoding PAS domain S-box protein translates to MSLDSNGDAVLDNPAVRPPAFAAKHWAWAHWVTLLTALTGLSLCLALGLARQQQRLASEQSQVHEALSAVRTRLEAVAQATFGPTLALEAMIQLDHGISAERFDALSQRVVNLLPQVRSIVVAPDDVVRYVYPLDGNGAVLGLRYASIPLQYAQVQQARQQGHPLLVGPVKLVQGGEGIIQRTPVFFASPNGQPPAYWGVVSVVADLPRFVQAAGLSDNSPLRLALFQWRADSQSLSELIWGDASLAKEALAVTQFVHLPGATWAIAAYPRHSRAAASTWLDTEMIAGLLASAVLSLLAALLVQRRRHLQTQNLALNQYIQQIRDQQLTLQATEQRFRSLTEISSDWVWEQDAEFRFVYYSRESDPELRKYTPTLIGQKRWEGPQAGVDIDWTEHIALLKRHEPFRDFGYGRRLASGEMRYISISGSPIFDAQGRFTGYRGTGRDITATKSAELALRASEAALSAAKDRLQAVLDSAREVAIIVTDMEGQIELFNHGAQLMLGYAEDEMLNRCINLLHGEEELLARGVQIIQEGGRTLMRVDPASVQAFDTQTSFWIFVRKDGAELEVSLTVNLMREQDGSLKGWLCIARDVSAERQAQRALVTLNAELEMRVDKRTAELQQALVTLRQAQAELMRSEKMAALGSLVAGIAHELNTPLGNCLTTASTLESLTQQVRRDFDAGQIRRSVLDAYLADAQTACAILLRSMSTATELVAHFKQVSVDQATAQRRSFTLQSLVSDVLSLLGAQLRKSPLQIEQQIQLTEALDSYPGPLGQVLTNLVMNAMIHAFDPPTAERKEGDAEGTPAPEQRLRIEAEIDPTDPAMVILSVVDNGKGMSADIRRRAFDPFFTTKMGQGGTGLGLNIVYNIVTGILGGQIELQSEPGVGSRFVMRLPIMAPMMAH
- the purL gene encoding phosphoribosylformylglycinamidine synthase — translated: MATHKHLLSFEGGNALSAFRSQALLPQLQAIHEGVKAVHARHVHWVWSDAALAESDATKLAALLNYGDAYVGGAEGSLVVVAPRLGTVSPWASKATDIAHNCGLSQIHRVERVTEYRIVLKSGLLGGVKTLSQAELIACAALLHDRMTESVLLAREDAAHLFDEKAAQPLEHVDVLGQGRAALEAANVTFGLALSVDEIDYLEAAFKTLNRNPSDVELMMFAQANSEHCRHKIFNAKFTVDGVDQPLSLFGMIRNTEKLSPQHTVKAYSDNASVMEGHLIERWMPAGDQRAPQYQAREELAHVLMKVETHNHPTAISPFPGASTGAGGEIRDEGATGRGSKPKSGLTGFSVSNLHLPGLSEPWEQNPVGKPAHIASALQIMIEGPLGGAAFNNEFGRSNLNGYFRVYEQNVDGVQRGYHKPIMIAGGLGAIRADQCEKIEFPAGSLLIQLGGPGMRIGMGGSAASSMAAGTNTADLDFDSVQRGNPEIERRAQEVINHCWGLGGKNPILAIHDVGAGGISNAFPELVNDAHRGALFDLRKVPLEESGMAPKEIWCNESQERYVLAIAPDSLELFRSMCERERCPFAVVGVTTEQRELVLEDGLAKGTDSEFAVNMPMDVLLGKPPKMHREVSRLARSGGTLDLSGTSLEKAAFDVLRHPTVASKRFLISIGDRSVGGLNSRDQMVGPWQVPVADCAVTLADFKGFAGEAFALGERTPLAAIDGPASGRMAVAEAITNLLSAPIELPRVKLSANWMAACGEPGEDAALFDTVHAVGMELCPALGISIPVGKDSLSMRTRWTKDDGQVQQVTAPVSLIVTAFASVADVRATLTPELRRDQGDTCLILVDLGQGKQRMGGSILAQALNQFGGAVPDLDDAALLKNLVTAVNALRAEGKLLAYHDRGDGGLWATACEMAFAGHTGVSLNVDMLVTEGDGVSDSRADVGDSKNWASQVGARREELTLKALFSEELGVVLQVRVSERDSALQTLRAHGLSKCSHVVGKPNANGQMEVWRDAKKVFAAPLEALHKSWDEVSWRIASLRDNPACAQSEHEQAGLAADPGRHVHLSFDPSEDVAAPFINVGAKPKLAILREQGVNSHVEMSYAMAKAGFDTYDVHMSDLQAGAVSLAEFKGFVACGGFSYGDTLGAGEGWARSVMFNPVLAEQFKAFFARQDSFALGVCNGCQMMAALSPIIPGAQDWPKFTRNRSEQFEARLAMVEVLESPSLFFQGMAGSRLPIAVAHGEGFADFSQRGNAAKVARAMRYVDNAGRPTEVYPLNPNGSPDGLTSVTTADGRFTVLMPHPERVFRNVQMSWTSGDAGELSPWMRMFRNARRAIG